Genomic segment of Deltaproteobacteria bacterium:
AGGCGTGGCTCGGCGTCCTCAAGGGTCTGGCGCAGTTCGAAGGGCGCTCCTCGCTTCGCCGATGGATCTTCGGCATCCTTTCCAATTGCGCGCGGACCCGCGGCGCCCGGGAGGCCCGCTCGGTCCCTCTCTCGTCGCTGGGCGCGGAAGACGACAGCGAGCCCGCCGTCGATCCCTCCCGGTTCCGGCCGCCCGATCATTCCCACTGGCCGGGGCATTGGTCGTCGCCGCCGACGCCTTGGCCGGAGGAGCAGTTGCTCCGGCGCGAAGCGGTCGAGGCAGTCGAGCGCGCGATCCAGGACTTGCCGCCCGGGCAACGCGCGGTGATCACGCTGCGCGACATCCAGGGTTGCGAGTCCGCCGAAGTGTGCGACGTACTCGGCATTTCCGAAGGCAACCAGCGTGTCCTTTTGCATCGGGCCCGCTCGAAGGTACGCGCGCACCTCGAGCGACGACTGCAAGCGGAGAAGCCGCGATGACGCTACGCGCGCCCGAGCAGATGACCTGCCGCGAGTTCGTCGAGTTGGTGACCGAGTACCTCGAGGGAGCG
This window contains:
- a CDS encoding RNA polymerase sigma factor, with amino-acid sequence MVEQTALARTISDDERVLAALRVGDEQAFLVLVQRLHPSMLHVALAFVPSRAVAEEVVQEAWLGVLKGLAQFEGRSSLRRWIFGILSNCARTRGAREARSVPLSSLGAEDDSEPAVDPSRFRPPDHSHWPGHWSSPPTPWPEEQLLRREAVEAVERAIQDLPPGQRAVITLRDIQGCESAEVCDVLGISEGNQRVLLHRARSKVRAHLERRLQAEKPR